The Gossypium hirsutum isolate 1008001.06 chromosome D06, Gossypium_hirsutum_v2.1, whole genome shotgun sequence genome contains the following window.
CAAATCTTCAGCTCCCActgacctatttttatttttctctataaAAACCCTATACTTATTTCTAATATTCTTTAtctcattatcatcatcattactAACCCATCCTTTTGTACCTACCTCTTCTGGTTCACTCCTTTGAAAGTgactatcatcatcatcatcatcatcatcatcatcctcatTTGCATCTTCACTTATATCACTGCTTACCCTCTTAGTATTTACTCATTCTACCCAACTAGCAACAACAATTTCCTTATTTAATTTCGTAGGACCACTAATCCTCTCTCCCTCTAATTCAGTTTTAAGCCTAACAGCTTCACCATTTAACTCAAGTTCAATTGAAGCCCTATCATCACTAACCCAAGACATTTTCCCAATAGCttgagtttaaaaaaataaattaaaaaacgtAATATACCACTAGCTTACCAACAGTCAACAAATATCTCAAATAGTCAACCTAAACcatacttaaataaaattatttagtaaaaaatATGAATTAGATTATAGAACAAATATGGTGCCTTTTTTCGCATTTTCTCTTAAAAGGTGTGTTCCACTttcttaatataaaatttcaagaaccCATTACCCactaaaaaattacataaattatattatacaaAAAACTAAACATAGGAGCtcattgttatgttacttgttttGAATGTTGAGTGGCATCATATTGGGAGAATTGAGCAACCACTATTTGAAGAGATCCATTCCATTGTGGAACGAAATCAGAGTATATGAACTAttatttacattaattaaataatttaaagaaataaactcCATTGTTAAGTAATCTAGTATATATATTGGTTCAATCAAGATGAGgaaaaacaataataacaaaattatattaatggtttaacaataaatattaaaattaatgaattttctGTTTTGCACCCAAAACAACTTTTTAACTGAAAAATTTCAAGAACCCACTATCTgccaaaaaattacaaaaattagatTATACAAATTAACTATAAAAACACTTAACAAATAGTGTTAGCTTAAGCTTAAACCATGCATTTCTACAACTCATTTAGTTTGCCCAAATAAGTTAGGATTTTATGGTTTgcctaaaataaaaatcaaataattatgaaattagaaaggtttcaataataaaaatggaaaacAAGGATTCCAAGAAGAAAAAATTTCTTCAGTCAAACAAGTtttcagtaaaaaaaaattggttcttCAAACTTACCTCCAATCAATTCTATAAAGGGATTGCAGGTTCTCAAAAGATGATTGAAAGGGTTGGTGAATTTTTTGAAGCAAAgagagttgctgaaattttttgaATGAAATAGGGTTCGTCAATTTTTTGAACGAAATAgagttaatgaaatttttaaaggatattttggagtaaaattttacttaccatttaaatttaagttaatatgttttaattttttttactatttttcaatgaatttatgaattttactaatattttgaagaagaaaaaataaaattctacatGGCAAGTTGTGATTGCCTAAAAATTTTTTCTAACAAGACTAACAGCTAGGGTAAAATTGGTAATGGTTTAATAGTTTAGGTACCAGTTTTGaccaaaaaaagtttaggtaccaatgTGGGGAAACTAGTATAGCTTAGGTACCATTTTTTTGTTTAAGTCTTAATTCTTAAACATAAAAGGCACTTAAAAaggtttttcaagaaaattaattAGGTTTATGTGTTTGCAATTATTAAACACGCAGTTATAACTTAGAAGGCATGTAGCAGCCCGATTTTCAGTAGTATCATAAAAGACAGTTTCATTTCCATAAATCGAGTttgttaatattaaatataaatatttatgaaattttataatagaatattaaagtttactcattcaattttgtttattaatagtttaattgaggtacatggactaaattgtaaaagtcttatcgctatagatttttaattggccaaagactTAGGGACTTAAATAGCAATTATTCAAAggacaaaagtgaaaaataaaccattataaaacTTGTGCATAGTGGATGATGAGGTGGGTgtcattataattaattaattaaagattaagtTAATAAACTAATGTTTACTTAATCTAAACtaagttaattaaatattaatgttagTATATAAGTTAAGTTAGTGGGAAAAGATGAGACTTGTCATCTTTTCCACCGTCCATTAAAGAGAAACATGAAGAAACTCTATGGTTGAGAGCTTGAAGCATTCCACCATACTTTAGGTAAagtatttaaagttttttttcttgcaatttttatgtttttaggttatgggagcttaatttagctagcccatgtaccaatttgtaaaatttttaaagtttttgaaagttttcattgatgatttattaaataatttggtgttaaattgatagattttaagcttagatgtgaaaaaagACTAGATTGTAAAATCTAACTGTTAGCTGTGTacttaaggactaaagtgaataaatttaaaaattgaggtaaattttcaataataatagaTATTAGAGGGTCTATAAGGTAtgtaatttaaatcaattttaaaatcaagactcaaaattgaaatatatggttatttcggttttagagactaaattgaataaaatgtaaaacttcaagggtaccaaaaaataaaatttataagttCATACATGCCAAggtataatatataaatgtttaatattgatGAATTGAATGGAATAACTGTATAGATTGAGAATTGGATCAAACCGGAGATAATTAGGGAAAAGCAAAAGTTGTAGATTAGTCTCTGAAGTTtcaagttgttttttttttttgggccaagtaagttcatatggaacttgaATTGTGTTTTATTTCATGAATGTGTTTAGTTTGAAGTAAATTTAGTGCATTTGGAATAGTTGGCTAAacatggattgaattgaaaattatgAGATTATTGGCTATTACAAGAAGGTACAGAGTATCAATATAAATGTTGGATGTTTACAGGACTGGAATGAAATATGTAAATTGGTACAGGGTTTATTAATGATATGTATACCACAACAATGCTCGTGTAAATTTGGTAAAGGATTAGGATAcatatgacatgtcattagagttaTACATGTAATTAATCAGGGATTACATGATGTTACGAGATCGAGCATTTTTTGTAGATTCTCGAGTTATACGTACTGTTGGTTTAGCCTATATTAGTAACCTTGATATAATGTGAACTTCTATATGCAATTCCATTAaaatgtcaacttgtgtgagcaaccctgatctatgtcagcttgtgtgagcaaaacATTCCTGTGTAACCGAGTTCATTTTACTATAGTTCCCTCAGGCGAAATTTCAATCTAATGAAAGAGGAAACTTGAAAGGATTTGGAAATAGATTGCATATGCATTCAAATTGACATGCAATTTGACTAACCTACTTGGTTGTATATAGGGGTGAGTATGTGATCGAGTCGAGTCAAATctagtcaaaaaattttgagttaatcgagttggcgaatcctattttagcaaccgaactcaatttgaattttttcaaatcgagtcgaatcgagtcaaaaaattttgagtcgagtcgagttaacaaatcctattatttatactcaatattgcatttacatggaccgattatttaactagtaaacgaagtacaatattatttaactacataaacaatataatttacTAAATAATTACATGTAAAGAACTATTTTAGGCATGCAAAATAACTATATATAACGTTGCAAGATGATCATTGTGGCCATAATTTGAGCCAACTACATAAGCTATTACACCACACGTATAATTATATTTACATAGTGCATAATTATGCGTTAAGAACTATCTTATATACAAGATAACAAAATGATATACCAAAAGCATGATATAGGGATACATGTCACAACTACacaaaatatgataaaataaaatgatacacTAAAAGTATGATATAGATGGTCATGGTGTGACGCTCCAAGACTTGAATTCAACAAAATAAATTCAAGCTTCCTACACACAAAATCCAAAGTTTAACCAATTTTTTTGACCAAATCAAAGCAAATGCAAGGTTGAAGTTTTCATAAGGATTAACAAAATATCTATTCCAAAAAGTTAAAATCAAACTATCTTCAAGCTTCATCTTCTTCGAACACTATAGATAGTACAAACAATTCTGTAACAAAAATACaaatgtatttttaaattatgaaaatctttactagaaaaattaaaaataaacattcaaTTTTGTGAGTTGTAGTTAAGTATGTTACTATCTTCATGTTTCGATAACTTTGACAATTCTAATAAATATCAAAAGAGGAAAATGTTAGTTAAATTGtgagaatatttataaaaataaataaaataagaaattaacCTTTTGGATTAAAGTTAGTCCCTTACCATCATCTATATTTTGAAGTTCCTCCATATACTCCTCAAGGTTGATAGGACCTTTTGAACTTCGAAGCCAATCTTGTGTGCAAACCAAAGCCTCAACCATAAAAGGAGTCAAAGAACTTTTAAAATCATCTAGAACACGTCCACTCGTGCTAAAAGTACTTTCGGATGCAACAGTTGAGATAGGAACGGATAACACATCTCGAGCCATTTGCGCAACAATTGGGAATCTTGGACTATTAACTTTCCACCacaataacaaattaaatgaATCTAAATTATTTTCACAATCTTCTCCTAAATATCTATCCAAGTTAGATTTACTTTCCAAGCCAACACGTTGCTTTTTCTTGATATATTGTTGCGTGACTAAGCCTATCTTCCGTTTTACTTGatctattttattttcacttgAACTTGGAGCTCTAGTAGGAAAATTACATTCAACTTCAACGTTCACGTGATGATTTCCCTCAACAATTGCAGAATATTCAACAAACAAataatgcaattctctattgaccATCCTTATAATGTCATCTACAATAGTAGGAAAAAGCAAGTTGACTCCAAATGCAAGAAAATCAATTTTGCATAGTGGGTCAAAGATAACTGCTAGATAAATAAGCAAGTTCATCACTTTTGAATCACCCCAGTACTTCTTGTACTTGTCATTCATTTTTGAAgccatagacattatgtctaaaTCCCCACAATGTTTCCATCCATCGAGAAGAGAATACACATCTGTAAATACTTCAAAAAAAGTATTAGAGGTGACATGTAATGATCCAGACATCTTCAATGTAAGTTCATGAAAAGGCTCAAGCACTTTCGTAACTCTTCGAACATTTTCCCATCATTACATGTAAGGGCTCCATATCCAGCACTAAGGTCTAGAAAAAAGTTATGATCATCATGAACATAAGCTTCAAAAACACATTCATTTTTTTTAGCCACATTTAACATCATATAAGTTGAATTCCATCTAGTAGGCACATCTAGACATAAATAAGCCTTAGTACCTACCATTTCTTCTTCTGTCTGATGGCTGAATTTAGATAACCTTGATGGTGATGCTCTAATATATCTCACAGCTCCTCTAACTCGATCCACAGAAATAAAAGCGTCCTTAACCCCTCCTTGAACAATGAGATTAATAATGTGTGCCACACAtctcatatgtatatatttaccaTTCGCAATACAAGCTTTTCAATGAACCAACTTCTTTCTCAAATAATCAACAGCAACATTGTTAGAAGATGCGTTATCAATAGTAATTGCAAATACCTTCTCAATCTCCCAATCTCGAAGACATTTCTCAAAGGCTTGACCAATGCTCTCACCTCTATGAGCAGAAATTGGGCAAAAGTTTATAATTCTCTTTTGTAACTTCCACTCATCATCTATCCAATGAGCTGTTAGAACCATGTAGGATATCCTTTGCAATGACGTCCAAGTGTCTGTCGTCAAAAAAACTCTACTTGTCTCTTTTTGAAAAGATTACTTTAATGTATTCTTCATGGAATTAAACAAAACAAGACAACCTTTTCCAATTGTCCAATGAGACGAAAGATGAAACCTTGGGCATGCTATAGAAATAAAGAACTTAAAACCTTCCCCTTCCACAAATTTAAAAGGCAATTCATCCACAATGATCATATGAATCAATGCTTTTCTAATATCATCTTGATTACACACCCAAGTTGACAAATCTACATTTTCTTGGCCAGATCTTGTAAATGCAAGTTCTGCTTACTTAAGATCAGAGGTATTACCTCAGGGTTTTCTTGAGCAAGTCTTCAAATAGTTATTTAGATTGGTGGTACAAGCCCCGATTTCCATTATGTAAGTGACATCACAATAATTACACTTTGCCCTATTCTCCCCATCTTTTGTTGAGTATTTTCTGAAATGTTGCCAACAAGGTGCCCTTGGTTTGGTCTTTCTTCGAGTATTACCCTTCTTTGTTATGCGAACAACTTTAGTAGGAGAAGTAGTTAGCTTCTTGTAATGATTTTTTGCTTCGGGACTTTTGGGATGCTATTGAGTCATTcatctataaaaataaatataatcaattaaaattacaaaatggtcaagGCCCATAATTCCATCAAAGTTTTATACTAATAGATATGTTCCACACAAATATCCATCAACAATTCAAATTAAAGTGTTCAAAAttaactcaaaacaaaaaaaaaatggagtaacttacttataaaatatactaatttaaCATATCGAATATATTAACGAAACTTATAATTGAGTAAACGtaacaaaagtttttaaaaaatgagaataaaaagCCAAAATTCTAAAACTCTTAGTTGAACAGTTGTGGttcacataaataataaaaagaaataaagtctacaataaataatataaaataaatcaatagTCAAAGATGAAAGAAGCCATAAGTCCATAACACTTATTTTGGGAGATTGGAGTGAGATTTCCAATCATTTCAACTAATATTTATAATGGATAGAGATCAACAAATTATTTTAGCCTACAAATCATTCCCATCCACATGTTTAGGAATAGAATTTGAATGAACTAAAATTCCATCACGTTTGTCATATACtgtttaaaaaaatgtaataaacATAACATTATTAGGCATCAACAGGTTAAAGGTTTGTAATTTCTAGTTTTGGCCAATACATAATTTGTTACAATATAACAAATTGGATTAAGTTGAAGACCTGAGTGACAAGTTAGCGTAaagcatttttttctttcatgttgGCACATTTGATGCCTGTGTCTTCGTCTATTTTTCAAACACATTATTTGAAGAATTATGATTCACGTGTTGTTTAAGATCAAAAAGTGCATGCCTAACTAATACTTATCAGAAACAAACAATGCAATGGGTCGCATTCATTTTCAACTTTAATAAACGTGAATACAACAACTCCATCCATGGCCTGGTCTTCATCTAAAATGTTGCATTAAAGTAGttatatttgtttctttttgcttttgcaaaattaatttatttaaagagttgattaatttaatttgaattggtttttataatatatataatatatatgcatgaCTTAAACGAAGCTAAATGGATATATatgcattaatatatatatgtgcatgactTAAATGAAGCTAAAcagtatatatatgcattaatatatatatgcatgacttAAATGAAGCTAAACCTACTaataaaggtatatatatatatgcatgacttAAATGAAACTAAACCTGCTAAtaatggttaatttaattaaccTGGAATAATGAGAAAGAATAGCAGAAACCTGGAAACTTTGATTAGTAAAACAGACCCTTAAATTCATACAAGGCACGCAGGTGAGGCAATTTTCAAATGAGAATTTGTTAAATGTGTGATGAGTTAACTCAGTTGGGATTCTCTCTAGTATTGATGACCAAATTCAAAGGTGGAATTTCAATTTTTCTTGCTGTAAGGAGCAAGAAGAAGATTCAAAAAGAGCACAGTAATTGTTTTTAGAATGTAAAGGTAAAAATTGAAAAcactcactcactcactcactcacACGCACAAAGGCAAAAAAAAATATAGTCTCACCTTAAACAACTGATGGTGGTTGTGGCCTATGGAACCGTGGTCATGGCCTCGTGAGACAAAACAAGAAATCAGAAAAGAGTAAACAATTGGAAGGGGGTCGCCATGTGTGAGGGAGGAATTAAAATCTTGAAGTAAAGAAGAAAGgctgatgaaaaaaaaattaattaaaaattaaaatttatcaaaacaacatagttttgtcatttcttattcggattttcggataactcgaattgtgtaattcatatccCAGTTAAatcgaaaattttgaatttttttcgagtcgatccgaataactcgaataaatcaaactatttaattc
Protein-coding sequences here:
- the LOC107900067 gene encoding zinc finger BED domain-containing protein RICESLEEPER 2-like; amino-acid sequence: MRCVAHIINLIVQGGVKDAFISVDRVRGAVRYIRASPSRLSKFSHQTEEEMVGTKAYLCLDVPTRWNSTYMMLNVAKKNECVFEAYVHDDHNFFLDLSAGYGALTYVYSLLDGWKHCGDLDIMSMASKMNDKYKKYWGDSKVMNLLIYLAVIFDPLCKIDFLAFGVNLLFPTIVDDIIRMVNRELHYLFVEYSAIVEGNHHVNVEVECNFPTRAPSSSENKIDQVKRKIGLVTQQYIKKKQRVGLESKSNLDRYLGEDCENNLDSFNLLLWWKVNSPRFPIVAQMARDVLSVPISTVASESTFSTSGRVLDDFKSSLTPFMVEALVCTQDWLRSSKGPINLEEYMEELQNIDDAIGKMSWVSDDRASIELELNGEARVSSDISEDANEDDDDDDDDDDSHFQRSEPEEARRRAKEVNGEGIGDETDFIVSDDVVAMI